The sequence CATTACTGGGCAGCCCTTGCCTTTGGCTAACGGGCTGGTGCCACCTCGCCCGTATTGGACTTTCACCAACAAGTCAGCGCCCATGCTGGGCGCACCGCGAGAGAGGCAGACGCCGCGGGTCTGCCTCTCTCGCACCGGGTATGTCGAATCGGAGGCGCGGGCCCCCGTCCCATCGCTACCGCACGATCAGCACCGGGCACGGGGCGGTGTGCAGCACCTTGTCGGAGACGCTGCCCACCAGCAGTTCCTTGATCGGGCTCAGGCCACGGCTGCCCATCACGATCAGGTCGACCTGCTCCAGCCGTGCGTAGTCGACGATCTCCTCGGCAGGCTCCCCCACCTGCACCTCGGTGACCACCTGCTCCTCGGGCAGGCCGAGGGCGGAGATGGTCTTGCGGAGGATGGGCTCGCCGGTCCGCCGGATCATGACGTCCATAGGCACCTCCGGCGTCACCTTGTTGCCGAACTCGTCGACGGCGTAATATGCGCGCGGCACGTGCGCGACGTAGAGGACGATCACCTGTACATCCTTCAACGCGGCGCCGAGCTCGCCGGCCATGCGGGCCGCGTGCAGGGAGTTGTCGCTGCCGTCCGTTGCAAGCAGGATCTTCTTCACGCCCCATCCCCTCCTGAGCGCTGCCCCCCGGAGCCTGTCCGCGGCGGGGTGCAGCCGAACTCTTCTACTGGAATCTTAGCCCGCTGCGCCCCTAGACCGAAATCCTTCCTTTTCACCGATTCTAATATAGACTGAAGCCTGCGAAAAGAACCACCTGCTTTCACAGGTGGCTCTGCCGTACTTGTCGCTTAGGGATCGCCGGCCAGCCCCTCCCGGATGGCGTACCCGACCGCCTCGGACCGGTTGCGCAGGTGGAGCTTCTCGAGGATGTGGCGCATGTGGTTCTTGACGGTGGACTCGGCGACGTAGAGCTTCGCCGCAATCTCCTTGTACGTGAGGCCGGTGGAGGCCAGGCGCAGAACCTCGATCTCACGCGGGGAGAGCTGCTGCCCCTCCTCCTTGCCGGCGGTGGTGGTGCGCGGCTGGCGGAACTCCTTCAGCATCTTCGCCGCCATGACCGACGAGATCGGCGCCTCGCCCGAGACGGCGGAGCGCAGAGAGGAGACCAGCTCCTCAGGGCCGAGGTTCTTCAGCAGATAACCGTCGGCACCGGCCTTGATCGCCTCGAACAGATCCTTGTCGATCTCGGAGACGGTCAGGATGACGACCTTCAGGTCGGGATACTGGGCCTTCAGCTTCCTGGTGGCCTCAACGCCGTCCAGCACCGGCATGTTGATGTCCATGAGGACCAGATCAGGCTTGAGTTTCGGCACCAGCTCCAGGGCTTCCTGACCATTCGATGCTTCGCCGACGACCTCAAGATCACTGTTCGAAAGGATACTTAGCACGCCCTTCCGAAGCATGAGGTGATCATCTACGATCATGACTCTCATCGCTAGGGTGCCCTCCTCTCCACTTAGCAATCTACCACGACATTGCATAACGGACAACCCATCATGCACCCTAGTGCACCGGGCACCTAAGGATCAATTCGGCTAAATCAAATACCATTATAGCCTAGTCTTGCCCGCCCTGTAAGTACGATACACGCGGTCGCATAACCCGGAGCGGAAATACTACCTCCAGACGTTCATGTCGCCCTGGCAGGTCGCCGGTTCAGCGATCGACAGGCACTCTATCCCCGAACATCTGGCGCTGCCGAGGAGGAGGCGGAGACGTGTACACGGAGCTGCACCTCAAGCTGCTCAACGGCCGCACCATCACGATTCACGTGGAACCGGGGTTCGACATGGACGATCTGGAGTATGTGCCGGGCATGCGCGCCGTATCGCTGGGCAACCTGACCGTGCTCTACGAGGGGCTGGTCTACGACGTTCGCCCCGGGCGGCCGCATCCGGCCCGCAGCGCTGCTCCCGGCCTCCTGCGCTGACGCAGACTGCGGCGCAAGTGCCGCTGCGGCTCCCCGAGAGGGGCCGGCAGCCGGAACTTGCGCCGCACGCATATGGGCTCAGATCTCGTCCAGCGAGAGCAGACCGGTCTTGATGGCGAACTTCGTCAGCTCCACCGCGTCGTGGAGGTCAAGCTTCTCCATGAGGTTCGCCCGATGCGCCTGCACCGTCTTGATGGAGATGAACAGCTTTTCGGCGATCTGCTGGTTCGTCAGGCCGTGGGCGATGAGGGTGAGCACCTCCCGCTCCCGCTCCGTCAGCTGCTCCAGCTGCG is a genomic window of Symbiobacterium terraclitae containing:
- a CDS encoding response regulator translates to MQCRGRLLSGEEGTLAMRVMIVDDHLMLRKGVLSILSNSDLEVVGEASNGQEALELVPKLKPDLVLMDINMPVLDGVEATRKLKAQYPDLKVVILTVSEIDKDLFEAIKAGADGYLLKNLGPEELVSSLRSAVSGEAPISSVMAAKMLKEFRQPRTTTAGKEEGQQLSPREIEVLRLASTGLTYKEIAAKLYVAESTVKNHMRHILEKLHLRNRSEAVGYAIREGLAGDP
- a CDS encoding universal stress protein; translated protein: MKKILLATDGSDNSLHAARMAGELGAALKDVQVIVLYVAHVPRAYYAVDEFGNKVTPEVPMDVMIRRTGEPILRKTISALGLPEEQVVTEVQVGEPAEEIVDYARLEQVDLIVMGSRGLSPIKELLVGSVSDKVLHTAPCPVLIVR